In the Acanthopagrus latus isolate v.2019 chromosome 23, fAcaLat1.1, whole genome shotgun sequence genome, one interval contains:
- the LOC119014165 gene encoding retinol dehydrogenase 8, translating to MGTRRVLVTGCSSGIGLAVAARLAKDEFRRFKVVATMRDLRKRGPLEKAAGDSLNKTLEIKELDACCEESIRECVNSLPDRRVDVLVNNAGVGMIGPLECQSIAAMKELFDTNFFGLARLVKELLPDMKRRQSGHIVVMSSVMGIQGLLFNDVYSASKFAVEGFCESLAVQAMKFNIKTTLVEPGPVVTEFERKVYEEAEKMDLSGVDEETAKIFREIYLPYSKKVFASLGQTPEEVAEQTVKVITAKEPPLRHQTNRLYMPMTALKHADPTGRLPLDTFYKMIFKHDSVFNATLGVLRLLQRRTGKKQ from the exons ATGGGAACCAGGAGGGTGCTGGTAACTGGGTGCTCCTCTGGCATCGGCTTGGCTGTTGCTGCCCGTCTGGCCAAAGATGAGTTCAGGCGGTTTAAAG TTGTTGCCACGATGAGGGATCTGAGGAAACGGGGGCCCTTGGAGAAAGCGGCAGGTGACTCCCTGAACAAAACGCTGGAAATCAAAGAGTTAGATGCCTGTTGTGAAGAGTCCATCAGAGAGTGTGTCAACAGCCTGCCCGACAGACGAGTGGATGTCCTCg TGAACAATGCTGGTGTTGGCATGATCGGACCGCTGGAGTGCCAAAGCATCGCTGCCATGAAGGAGCTCTTTGACACAAACTTCTTCGGCCTGGCGCGGCTGGTGAAGGAGCTGCTGCCTGACATGAAGCGGCGGCAGAGCGGCCATATTGTGGTGATGAGCAGCGTCATGGGCAtacagg GGCTTCTGTTCAACGACGTCTACTCTGCCTCCAAATTCGCCGTGGAAGGATTTTGTGAAAGTCTGGCAGTGCAAGCAATGAAGTTTAACATCAA GACGACTCTGGTGGAGCCTGGTCCTGTGGTAACAGAGTTCGAAAGGAAAGTATACGAGGAGGCTGAGAAGATGGATCTGTCAGGGGTGGACGAGGAGACCGCCAAGATCTTCCGTGAAATTTACCTGCCGTACTCCAAAAAGGTCTTCGCCTCGTTAGGCCAGACACCAGAGGAAGTGGCTGAG CAAACTGTTAAAGTGATCACAGCCAAGGAGCCTCCCCTGCGTCACCAGACCAACCGGCTGTACATGCCCATGACTGCACTGAAGCACGCAGATCCGACTGGCCGACTGCCTCTGGACACCTTCTATAAGATGATCTTTAAACATGACAGTGTGTTCAATGCCACTCTGGGGGTGCTGCGCCTGCTGCAGAGGCGGACAGGGAAGAAACAATGA